The proteins below are encoded in one region of Lactuca sativa cultivar Salinas chromosome 3, Lsat_Salinas_v11, whole genome shotgun sequence:
- the LOC111917216 gene encoding UDP-glucuronic acid decarboxylase 2, which yields MNPERIQNEGQINPARFSIKDSVRYMFGEQRLLFVLIGITIVALISNVVVIPSSSQSEPISASFQVAVSTSVPRRIAYELPTRNFDLVNAAGARIPLGLKSKSLRVLVTGGSGFVGSHLVDRLMARGDNVIVVDNFFTGRKDNVLHHLRNPRFELIRHDVVEPILLEVDQIYHLACPASPVHYKYNPVKTIKTNVVGTLNMLGLAKRINARFLLTSTSEVYGDPLEHPQVETYWGNVNPIGVRSCYDEGKRVAETLTMDYHRGLNTEVRIARIFNTYGPRMCLDDGRVVSNFVAQALRKQPLTVYGDGMQTRSFQYVSDLVDGLMRLMEGEHVGPFNLGNPGEFTMLELAKVVQDTIDPNAKIEFRPNTEDDPHKRKPDISRAKELLGWQPSVTLREGLPLMVSDFRQRIFGDLKEGGSSMSTF from the exons atGAATCCAGAAAGGATTCAAAACGAAGGCCAGATCAATCCTGCCAGATTTTCGATAAAGGATTCAGTTCGGTACATGTTTGGAGAACAACGGCTGCTGTTTGTGCTCATCGGAATAACCATTGTAGCTCTGATATCCAATGTCGTCGTCATTCCGTCGTCGTCGCAGTCTGAACCGATCTCTGCATCGTTTCAGGTTGCCGTGTCGACTTCCGTACCCCGTCGGATAGCCTATGAACTCCCCACACGCAATTTCGATCTCGTCAATGCGGCGG GTGCGAGGATTCCTCTTGGATTGAAGTCGAAGAGTTTGAGGGTGTTAGTGACGGGTGGATCAGGGTTCGTCGGAAGCCATCTGGTGGATCGACTGATGGCGCGTGGGGACAATGTTATCGTAGTCGACAACTTCTTTACAGGCCGGAAAGACAACGTACTCCATCATCTTAGGAACCCTAGGTTCGAGCTCATCCGTCATGATGTGGTTGAACCCATCTTGTTAGAAGTCGATCAAATCTATCATCTTGCTTGCCCCGCTTCCCCCGTACATTACAAATACAACCCCGTCAAAACAATC AAGACAAATGTGGTGGGAACGTTGAACATGTTAGGACTCGCAAAGAGGATCAATGCACGATTCTTGTTAACGAGTACAAGCGAGGTCTATGGTGATCCCCTTGAACACCCTCAAGTCGAGACCTATTGGGGCAACGTTAATCCCATTG GTGTTAGGAGCTGTTACGACGAAGGAAAGCGAGTTGCAGAGACCCTCACCATGGATTATCATAGAGGGCTTAACACCGAG GTTAGGATTGCTAGAATTTTCAACACTTATGGACCACGGATGTGCCTTGACGATGGACGTGTTGTCAGCAATTTCGTCGCTCAG GCCTTGAGGAAACAACCGTTGACTGTTTATGGAGATGGAATGCAAACGAGGAGCTTCCAATACGTGTCCGACCTGGTGGATGGATTAATGAGGCTAATGGAAGGAGAACATGTTGGACCTTTTAATCTCGGCAACCCTGGTGAATTCACCATGCTCGAACTCGCCAAG GTGGTGCAAGATACGATCGACCCAAATGCAAAGATAGAGTTCAGGCCAAATACAGAAGACGATCCACACAAGAGGAAGCCTGACATTTCAAGAGCTAAAGAGCTTCTTGGGTGGCAGCCGTCGGTGACACTCCGGGAAGGACTTCCTCTGATGGTATCGGATTTCCGACAACGCATATTTGGCGACCTCAAAGAAGGTGGTAGCAGTATGAGTACGTTTTAA